A genome region from Calliopsis andreniformis isolate RMS-2024a chromosome 2, iyCalAndr_principal, whole genome shotgun sequence includes the following:
- the Ftz-f1 gene encoding ftz transcription factor 1 isoform X2 has translation MLLEMEQHSGLISLNMSPFHLSPQGSPQGAAGAGQQQPQQQQSHYGSSPYGNCAQSPPATMCHQSQSQQQPQQQQQQQQQQQQQQQQQQQQQLSVHSQAHSQGGISGFDTAFFDSTALEERCPMCGDKMSGYQYGLLTCESCKGFFKRNSSPCSSKKVYTCLFSPTGGGGGGGGGGGGGGGGGNGNNGGTTTTGGCGGSSALEIGSCGNKKVYTCLFSPTGAGSGTGGSGGGSNGATNGGGCGTSTALESSGGSGYNGGAANGGGGSGGAGAAGGSGPTAGNAAAGGGGNGGGAGAGSGGGGGSATVGVGVVTGSIPCPSDFPDTKDIIIEEFCPVCGDKVSGYHYGLLTCESCKGFFKRTVQNKKVYTCVAERSCHIDKTQRKRCPYCRFQKCLEVGMKLEAVRADRMRGGRNKFGPMYKRDRARKLQMMRQRQLALQTIRGSLGDPSNYPSAVTPFLHIKQEIQIPQVSSLTSSPDSSPSPAAVAAGLVTTQAGTGAGQHQLIAPSSQPNISGGNHLYNLNPGLDSKLWAANSTTPSPKAFNFGEQSTQSHGAAGSATPTVATKTSPMIRDFVQAVDDREWQASLYGLLQNQTYNQCEVDLFELMCKVLDQNLFSQVDWARNSVFFKDLKVDDQMKLLQHSWSDMLVLDHLHQRLHNNLPDETTLPNGQKFDLLCLGLLGVPSLADLFNELSAKLQELKFDLSDYICMKFLMLLNHEVRGLVNKKHVQEGHDQVQQALLDYTLTCYPPVTDKFNKLLAVLPEIRVVASRGEDHLYQKHCSGGAPTQTLLMEMLHAKRK, from the exons ATGTTATTGGAGATGGAGCAGCATTCGGGCCTGATATCCCTGAATATGTCGCCGTTCCATCTAAGCCCGCAGGGTAGTCCGCAAGGGGCGGCTGGCGCCGGGCAACAACAGCCACAACAACAGCAATCGCACTACGGTTCCTCGCCGTACGGCAATTGCGCCCAGAGCCCGCCCGCGACCATGTGCCACCAATCCCAGTCGCAACAGCAaccacagcagcagcaacaacagcaacaacaacaacaacagcagcagcagcagcaacagcaacaacaatTGTCGGTTCACAGTCAGGCACACTCCCAGGGCGGTATATCCGGCTTTGATACCGCGTTCTTCGACTCCACCGCCCTGGAGGAACGGTGCCCGATGTGCGGCGACAAAATGTCCGGCTACCAGTACGGTCTGCTCACGTGCGAGTCTTGCAAGGGTTTCTTCAAACGCAACAGCTCGCCGTGCAGCAGCAAGAAAGTGTACACGTGTCTCTTCTCGCCGACGGGAGGCGGGGGTGGTGGCGGTGGTGGCGGAGGGGGCGGGGGCGGTGGCGGAAACGGTAACAACGGCGGGACTACGACGACCGGTGGATGCGGCGGTTCCTCCGCCCTCGAGATCGGCTCTTGCGGCAACAAGAAAGTGTACACGTGTCTGTTCTCGCCAACAGGGGCCGGAAGCGGCACCGGGGGCAGCGGGGGCGGGAGCAACGGCGCGACGAACGGAGGCGGCTGCGGCACGTCGACGGCCCTCGAGAGCAGCGGAGGCAGCGGCTACAACGGCGGAGCCGCGAACGGAGGCGGTGGTAGCGGTGGAGCGGGTGCCGCTGGCGGCAGTGGGCCCACCGCGGGAAATGCCGCCGCTGGCGGCGGCGGAAACGGTGGCGGCGCTGGGGCTGGCAGCGGCGGTGGCGGCGGATCCGCTACG GTCGGGGTTGGTGTCGTGACCGGCTCAATACCCTGCCCGTCCGACTTCCCCGACACCAAGGACATCATCATCGAGGAGTTCTGCCCGGTCTGCGGCGACAAGGTCTCCGGATACCACTACGGCCTGCTCACCTGCGAGTCCTGCAAGGGTTTCTTCAAGCGCACCGTCCAAAACAAGAAGGTCTACACGTGCGTCGCCGAGAGGTCCTGTCACATCGACAAAACGCAACGGAAGCGGTGCCCCTACTGCCGTTTTCAGAAGTGCCTCGAAGTCGGCATGAAGCTCGAAG CCGTTCGAGCGGACCGGATGCGAGGCGGTAGGAACAAATTCGGCCCGATGTACAAGAGAGACCGAGCGCGGAAGCTCCAAATGATGAGACAACGGCAGCTGGCTCTGCAAACGATACGCGGCAGCCTCGGTGATCCATCGAACTATCCCTCCGCCGTAACGCCTTTCCTGCATATTAAACAGGAGATCCAAATACCTCAGGTCTCGAGTCTAACGTCTTCTCCAGATTCGAGTCCATCCCCCGCAGCCGTGGCCGCTGGTCTGGTCACGACACAGGCTGGCACAGGGGCCGGTCAGCATCAACTGATCGCACCGTCCTCCCAGCCAAACATTTCTGGCGGTAATCACCTGTACAACCTCAACCCTGGCCTGGATAGCAAGCTGTGGGCTGCCAACTCCACCACCCCCAGCCCCAAGGCCTTCAACTTCGGCGAACAGTCCACGCAATCGCACGGGGCCGCCGGATCCGCAACCCCAACCGTCGCCACGAAAACTAGTCCGATGATAAGAGACTTCGTGCAAGCGGTCGACGACCGCGAGTGGCAGGCGTCCCTTTATGGACTGTTGCAAAACCAAacgtacaatcagtgtgaagtggACTTATTCGAATTAATGTGCAAAGTGCTCGATCAGAATCTGTTCTCGCAGGTGGACTGGGCAAGGAATTCGGTATTCTTCAAGGATCTCAAG GTTGATGACCAAATGAAGTTGCTACAGCACTCCTGGTCGGATATGTTGGTGCTCGACCATCTTCATCAAAGGTTACATAATAATCTACCTGACGAGACTACACTTCCTAATGGCCAAAAGTTTGATCTCCTTTGTCTCGGCCTACTTGGAGTTCCTTCCTTGGCGGATCTTTTCAACGAATTGTCTGCCAAACTCCAGGAACTcaaattcgatctgtcggactaCATTTGTATGAAATTTTTGATGCTGCTCAATCATG AAGTCCGTGGACTAGTTAACAAGAAACACGTGCAAGAAGGTCATGATCAAGTCCAACAAGCTCTTTTGGATTACACATTGACATGTTATCCACCTGTAACG GATAAATTTAACAAGCTGCTAGCAGTATTACCAGAAATCCGTGTGGTAGCGAGCAGGGGAGAAGATCACCTTTATCAGAAGCATTGTAGTGGTGGAGCACCAACTCAGACTCTTCTCATGGAAATGCTTCATGCTAAGAGAAAATGA
- the Ftz-f1 gene encoding ftz transcription factor 1 isoform X1, with protein MLLEMEQHSGLISLNMSPFHLSPQGSPQGAAGAGQQQPQQQQSHYGSSPYGNCAQSPPATMCHQSQSQQQPQQQQQQQQQQQQQQQQQQQQQLSVHSQAHSQGGISGFDTAFFDSTALEERCPMCGDKMSGYQYGLLTCESCKGFFKRNSSPCSSKKVYTCLFSPTGGGGGGGGGGGGGGGGGNGNNGGTTTTGGCGGSSALEIGSCGNKKVYTCLFSPTGAGSGTGGSGGGSNGATNGGGCGTSTALESSGGSGYNGGAANGGGGSGGAGAAGGSGPTAGNAAAGGGGNGGGAGAGSGGGGGSATVSGNVAIPTTTYSLPTGTLCHPGLGQVGVGVVTGSIPCPSDFPDTKDIIIEEFCPVCGDKVSGYHYGLLTCESCKGFFKRTVQNKKVYTCVAERSCHIDKTQRKRCPYCRFQKCLEVGMKLEAVRADRMRGGRNKFGPMYKRDRARKLQMMRQRQLALQTIRGSLGDPSNYPSAVTPFLHIKQEIQIPQVSSLTSSPDSSPSPAAVAAGLVTTQAGTGAGQHQLIAPSSQPNISGGNHLYNLNPGLDSKLWAANSTTPSPKAFNFGEQSTQSHGAAGSATPTVATKTSPMIRDFVQAVDDREWQASLYGLLQNQTYNQCEVDLFELMCKVLDQNLFSQVDWARNSVFFKDLKVDDQMKLLQHSWSDMLVLDHLHQRLHNNLPDETTLPNGQKFDLLCLGLLGVPSLADLFNELSAKLQELKFDLSDYICMKFLMLLNHEVRGLVNKKHVQEGHDQVQQALLDYTLTCYPPVTDKFNKLLAVLPEIRVVASRGEDHLYQKHCSGGAPTQTLLMEMLHAKRK; from the exons ATGTTATTGGAGATGGAGCAGCATTCGGGCCTGATATCCCTGAATATGTCGCCGTTCCATCTAAGCCCGCAGGGTAGTCCGCAAGGGGCGGCTGGCGCCGGGCAACAACAGCCACAACAACAGCAATCGCACTACGGTTCCTCGCCGTACGGCAATTGCGCCCAGAGCCCGCCCGCGACCATGTGCCACCAATCCCAGTCGCAACAGCAaccacagcagcagcaacaacagcaacaacaacaacaacagcagcagcagcagcaacagcaacaacaatTGTCGGTTCACAGTCAGGCACACTCCCAGGGCGGTATATCCGGCTTTGATACCGCGTTCTTCGACTCCACCGCCCTGGAGGAACGGTGCCCGATGTGCGGCGACAAAATGTCCGGCTACCAGTACGGTCTGCTCACGTGCGAGTCTTGCAAGGGTTTCTTCAAACGCAACAGCTCGCCGTGCAGCAGCAAGAAAGTGTACACGTGTCTCTTCTCGCCGACGGGAGGCGGGGGTGGTGGCGGTGGTGGCGGAGGGGGCGGGGGCGGTGGCGGAAACGGTAACAACGGCGGGACTACGACGACCGGTGGATGCGGCGGTTCCTCCGCCCTCGAGATCGGCTCTTGCGGCAACAAGAAAGTGTACACGTGTCTGTTCTCGCCAACAGGGGCCGGAAGCGGCACCGGGGGCAGCGGGGGCGGGAGCAACGGCGCGACGAACGGAGGCGGCTGCGGCACGTCGACGGCCCTCGAGAGCAGCGGAGGCAGCGGCTACAACGGCGGAGCCGCGAACGGAGGCGGTGGTAGCGGTGGAGCGGGTGCCGCTGGCGGCAGTGGGCCCACCGCGGGAAATGCCGCCGCTGGCGGCGGCGGAAACGGTGGCGGCGCTGGGGCTGGCAGCGGCGGTGGCGGCGGATCCGCTACGGTAAGCGGAAATGTCGCGATACCAACTACCACCTACTCTTTACCTACTGGTACCCTCTGTCATCCTGGATTGGGCCAGGTCGGGGTTGGTGTCGTGACCGGCTCAATACCCTGCCCGTCCGACTTCCCCGACACCAAGGACATCATCATCGAGGAGTTCTGCCCGGTCTGCGGCGACAAGGTCTCCGGATACCACTACGGCCTGCTCACCTGCGAGTCCTGCAAGGGTTTCTTCAAGCGCACCGTCCAAAACAAGAAGGTCTACACGTGCGTCGCCGAGAGGTCCTGTCACATCGACAAAACGCAACGGAAGCGGTGCCCCTACTGCCGTTTTCAGAAGTGCCTCGAAGTCGGCATGAAGCTCGAAG CCGTTCGAGCGGACCGGATGCGAGGCGGTAGGAACAAATTCGGCCCGATGTACAAGAGAGACCGAGCGCGGAAGCTCCAAATGATGAGACAACGGCAGCTGGCTCTGCAAACGATACGCGGCAGCCTCGGTGATCCATCGAACTATCCCTCCGCCGTAACGCCTTTCCTGCATATTAAACAGGAGATCCAAATACCTCAGGTCTCGAGTCTAACGTCTTCTCCAGATTCGAGTCCATCCCCCGCAGCCGTGGCCGCTGGTCTGGTCACGACACAGGCTGGCACAGGGGCCGGTCAGCATCAACTGATCGCACCGTCCTCCCAGCCAAACATTTCTGGCGGTAATCACCTGTACAACCTCAACCCTGGCCTGGATAGCAAGCTGTGGGCTGCCAACTCCACCACCCCCAGCCCCAAGGCCTTCAACTTCGGCGAACAGTCCACGCAATCGCACGGGGCCGCCGGATCCGCAACCCCAACCGTCGCCACGAAAACTAGTCCGATGATAAGAGACTTCGTGCAAGCGGTCGACGACCGCGAGTGGCAGGCGTCCCTTTATGGACTGTTGCAAAACCAAacgtacaatcagtgtgaagtggACTTATTCGAATTAATGTGCAAAGTGCTCGATCAGAATCTGTTCTCGCAGGTGGACTGGGCAAGGAATTCGGTATTCTTCAAGGATCTCAAG GTTGATGACCAAATGAAGTTGCTACAGCACTCCTGGTCGGATATGTTGGTGCTCGACCATCTTCATCAAAGGTTACATAATAATCTACCTGACGAGACTACACTTCCTAATGGCCAAAAGTTTGATCTCCTTTGTCTCGGCCTACTTGGAGTTCCTTCCTTGGCGGATCTTTTCAACGAATTGTCTGCCAAACTCCAGGAACTcaaattcgatctgtcggactaCATTTGTATGAAATTTTTGATGCTGCTCAATCATG AAGTCCGTGGACTAGTTAACAAGAAACACGTGCAAGAAGGTCATGATCAAGTCCAACAAGCTCTTTTGGATTACACATTGACATGTTATCCACCTGTAACG GATAAATTTAACAAGCTGCTAGCAGTATTACCAGAAATCCGTGTGGTAGCGAGCAGGGGAGAAGATCACCTTTATCAGAAGCATTGTAGTGGTGGAGCACCAACTCAGACTCTTCTCATGGAAATGCTTCATGCTAAGAGAAAATGA